A single region of the Nocardioides ochotonae genome encodes:
- the tuf gene encoding elongation factor Tu: protein MAKAKFERTKPHVNIGTIGHIDHGKTTLTAAITKVLHDKHPDLNAASAFDEIDKAPEERQRGITISIAHVEYQTESRHYAHVDCPGHADYIKNMITGAAQMDGAILVVAATDGPMPQTREHVLLARQVGVPALVVALNKCDMVDDEELIELVEMEVRELLSEYEFPGDDVPVVRIAAHPALMGDEKWANSIVELMDAIDEYIPTPARETDKPFLMPVEDVFTITGRGTVITGRIERGIVKVNEEVEIVGIREGSMKSTVTGVEMFRKLLDEGQAGENVGLLLRGTKREDVERGMVVIKPGTTTPHTNFEASVYILSKEEGGRHTPFFNNYRPQFYFRTTDVTGVVTLPEGTEMVMPGDNTEMSVELIQPIAMDEGLKFAIREGGRTVGAGRVTKITK, encoded by the coding sequence GTGGCTAAGGCGAAGTTCGAGCGGACCAAGCCGCACGTCAACATCGGCACCATTGGTCACATCGACCACGGTAAGACCACTCTTACCGCGGCGATCACGAAGGTGCTGCACGACAAGCACCCGGACCTCAACGCTGCCTCGGCGTTCGACGAGATCGACAAGGCTCCCGAGGAGCGTCAGCGCGGCATCACGATCTCGATCGCGCACGTCGAGTACCAGACCGAGTCGCGCCACTACGCGCACGTCGACTGCCCCGGTCACGCGGACTACATCAAGAACATGATCACCGGTGCCGCGCAGATGGACGGCGCGATCCTGGTGGTTGCCGCGACCGACGGCCCGATGCCGCAGACCCGTGAGCACGTGCTGCTCGCCCGCCAGGTCGGCGTTCCCGCCCTGGTGGTCGCGCTCAACAAGTGCGACATGGTCGACGACGAGGAGCTCATCGAGCTCGTCGAGATGGAGGTGCGCGAGCTCCTCTCGGAGTACGAGTTCCCCGGCGACGACGTCCCGGTGGTTCGCATCGCTGCTCACCCCGCCCTCATGGGCGACGAGAAGTGGGCGAACTCCATCGTCGAGCTCATGGACGCGATCGACGAGTACATCCCGACCCCGGCCCGTGAGACGGACAAGCCGTTCCTCATGCCCGTCGAGGACGTCTTCACCATCACCGGTCGCGGCACGGTCATCACCGGCCGTATCGAGCGCGGCATCGTGAAGGTCAACGAGGAGGTCGAGATCGTCGGCATCCGCGAGGGCTCGATGAAGAGCACCGTCACCGGTGTCGAGATGTTCCGCAAGCTCCTCGACGAGGGCCAGGCGGGCGAGAACGTCGGTCTGCTCCTCCGTGGCACCAAGCGCGAGGACGTCGAGCGCGGCATGGTCGTGATCAAGCCGGGCACGACCACCCCGCACACCAACTTCGAGGCCTCGGTCTACATCCTCTCGAAGGAGGAGGGCGGCCGCCACACGCCGTTCTTCAACAACTACCGCCCGCAGTTCTACTTCCGTACCACGGACGTGACGGGCGTTGTGACCCTTCCCGAGGGCACCGAGATGGTCATGCCGGGTGACAACACCGAGATGTCGGTCGAGCTCATCCAGCCCATCGCGATGGACGAGGGCCTGAAGTTCGCCATCCGTGAGGGTGGCCGGACGGTCGGCGCGGGTCGCGTCACCAAGATCACCAAGTGA
- the trmB gene encoding tRNA (guanosine(46)-N7)-methyltransferase TrmB — MNEAVEPVRPARPHHKLTEDGRRMREVLSYSRRGNRFTPNQAAAWAAHQADWVVPDEAVDRPGFSWSSWFGREAPMIVEIGSGVGEATAVLAAARPEHNVLALEVWRPGVADTLWRVAEAGADNVRLCSVDAVWTMEHLIAPDSLDELWTFFPDPWHKKRHQKRRLVDAEFARLAASRLVPGGIWRLATDWADYAAQMIEVLGAEPSLQGGVVERWSERPVTKFERKGIAAGRAITDLAYRRVSD; from the coding sequence GTGAACGAAGCAGTCGAGCCCGTCCGTCCCGCACGCCCGCACCACAAGCTGACCGAGGACGGGCGTCGGATGCGCGAGGTGCTGAGCTACTCGCGCCGCGGCAACCGCTTCACCCCCAACCAGGCCGCCGCCTGGGCCGCCCACCAGGCCGACTGGGTGGTGCCGGACGAGGCGGTGGACCGCCCCGGGTTCTCCTGGTCGTCCTGGTTCGGACGCGAGGCCCCGATGATCGTGGAGATCGGGTCCGGCGTGGGGGAGGCCACGGCCGTCCTCGCCGCGGCCCGCCCCGAGCACAACGTGCTGGCCCTGGAGGTCTGGCGCCCCGGCGTCGCGGACACGCTGTGGCGGGTGGCCGAGGCGGGTGCGGACAACGTCCGCCTGTGCAGCGTGGACGCCGTGTGGACGATGGAGCACCTCATCGCGCCCGACAGTCTCGACGAGCTGTGGACCTTCTTCCCTGACCCGTGGCACAAGAAGAGGCATCAGAAGCGTCGCCTGGTCGACGCCGAGTTCGCCCGGCTCGCGGCCTCCCGGCTGGTGCCGGGTGGCATCTGGCGGCTGGCCACCGACTGGGCCGACTACGCCGCGCAGATGATCGAGGTGCTCGGCGCCGAGCCGTCACTCCAGGGAGGCGTCGTCGAGCGCTGGAGCGAGCGGCCGGTGACGAAGTTCGAGCGCAAGGGGATCGCGGCCGGGCGCGCGATCACCGACCTGGCCTACCGCCGCGTCAGCGACTGA
- the rpsJ gene encoding 30S ribosomal protein S10 produces MAGQKIRIRLKAYDHEVIDTSARKIVDTVTRTGAKVAGPVPLPTEKNVYCVIRSPHKYKDSREHFEMRTHKRLIDIIDPTPKTVDSLMRLDLPAGVDIEIKL; encoded by the coding sequence ATGGCGGGACAGAAGATCCGCATCAGGCTCAAGGCCTATGACCACGAGGTGATCGACACCTCGGCACGCAAGATCGTGGACACGGTCACCCGCACGGGTGCCAAGGTCGCCGGCCCGGTGCCGCTGCCGACCGAGAAGAACGTGTACTGCGTCATCCGCTCGCCCCACAAGTACAAGGACTCTCGCGAGCACTTCGAGATGCGCACTCACAAGCGCCTCATCGACATCATCGACCCCACGCCGAAGACCGTCGACTCGCTCATGCGCCTCGACCTGCCTGCCGGCGTCGACATCGAGATCAAGCTCTGA
- the rplC gene encoding 50S ribosomal protein L3 translates to MTFERNAKGLLGAKLGMTQVWDENNRVVPVTVIAANTNVVTQVRTPEIDGYNAVQIGFGEIEGRKVTKPQAGHFDKAGVTPRRHIVEIRTTAASEYTVGQELPVDTFAAGEEIDVTGTSKGKGFAGVMKRHGFAGVSASHGAHRNHRKPGSIGACATPGRVFKGVRMAGRMGHDTVTTQNVTVHAVDVEKGLILLKGAVPGPKGGLVVLRSAAKQTQEA, encoded by the coding sequence ATGACTTTCGAACGCAATGCCAAGGGACTGCTGGGCGCGAAGCTCGGCATGACCCAGGTCTGGGACGAGAACAACCGCGTCGTCCCCGTGACCGTTATCGCCGCGAACACCAACGTGGTCACCCAGGTCCGCACGCCCGAGATCGACGGCTACAACGCCGTCCAGATCGGGTTCGGCGAGATCGAGGGCCGCAAGGTCACCAAGCCGCAGGCGGGCCACTTCGACAAGGCCGGGGTCACCCCCCGTCGCCACATCGTCGAGATCCGGACCACTGCGGCCTCCGAGTACACCGTGGGCCAGGAGCTGCCCGTCGACACCTTCGCCGCTGGCGAGGAGATCGACGTGACCGGCACCAGCAAGGGCAAGGGCTTCGCCGGCGTCATGAAGCGTCACGGCTTCGCCGGCGTCTCCGCCTCGCACGGTGCTCACCGCAACCACCGCAAGCCGGGCTCGATCGGCGCCTGCGCCACGCCCGGCCGCGTGTTCAAGGGCGTCCGCATGGCCGGCCGGATGGGTCACGACACCGTCACGACCCAGAACGTCACCGTGCACGCCGTCGACGTCGAGAAGGGCCTGATCCTCCTCAAGGGTGCCGTTCCCGGCCCCAAGGGTGGTCTCGTGGTGCTCCGCTCGGCTGCCAAGCAGACGCAGGAGGCCTGA
- the rplD gene encoding 50S ribosomal protein L4 — translation MATKTVKVDLPSEIFGVETNIPLIHQVVVAQQAAARQGTHSTKRRGEVRGGGRKPYKQKGTGRARQGSTRAPQFVGGGVVHGPKPRDYDQRTPKKMKAAALRGALSDRARNERIHVVDALISADKPSTKVALAALTALSERNRFLVVLERADTVTWLSLRNVPKVHIVAVDQLNTYDVLASDDVVFTKGAYDAFVSGTAKEASK, via the coding sequence ATGGCTACCAAGACCGTGAAGGTCGACCTCCCCTCCGAGATCTTCGGTGTGGAGACCAACATCCCCCTGATCCACCAGGTCGTCGTGGCCCAGCAGGCCGCTGCGCGTCAGGGCACGCACTCCACCAAGCGCCGCGGTGAAGTCCGCGGTGGTGGCCGCAAGCCCTACAAGCAGAAGGGCACCGGCCGCGCCCGCCAGGGCTCGACCCGCGCGCCGCAGTTCGTCGGCGGTGGCGTCGTGCACGGCCCCAAGCCGCGCGACTACGACCAGCGCACCCCCAAGAAGATGAAGGCCGCCGCCCTGCGCGGTGCCCTCTCCGACCGGGCCCGCAACGAGCGCATCCACGTCGTGGACGCCCTGATCTCCGCCGACAAGCCGTCGACGAAGGTCGCGCTCGCCGCGCTGACCGCGCTCTCCGAGCGCAACCGCTTCCTCGTGGTCCTCGAGCGTGCCGACACCGTCACCTGGCTGTCGCTGCGCAACGTCCCCAAGGTGCACATCGTGGCGGTTGACCAGCTGAACACCTACGACGTGCTCGCGTCCGACGACGTGGTCTTCACCAAGGGCGCCTACGACGCGTTCGTGAGCGGCACCGCGAAGGAGGCCTCCAAGTGA
- the rplW gene encoding 50S ribosomal protein L23 yields MSTLHKDHRDILIAPVVSEKSYSLLDANKYTFLVRPDANKTEIKIAVEKVFNVKVTSVNTLNRPGKTRRTRTGLGKRKDTKRAIVSLAEGHRIDIFGA; encoded by the coding sequence GTGAGCACCCTGCACAAGGACCACCGCGACATCCTGATCGCGCCGGTCGTGTCCGAGAAGAGCTACAGCCTCCTCGACGCCAACAAGTACACCTTCCTCGTCCGTCCGGACGCGAACAAGACCGAGATCAAGATCGCGGTCGAGAAGGTGTTCAACGTCAAGGTCACGTCGGTCAACACGCTCAACCGTCCCGGCAAGACCCGTCGTACCCGTACCGGTCTCGGCAAGCGCAAGGACACCAAGCGCGCGATCGTCTCGCTCGCTGAGGGCCACCGCATCGACATCTTCGGGGCCTGA
- the rplB gene encoding 50S ribosomal protein L2, whose protein sequence is MAIRKYKPTTPGRRGSSVADFVEITRTTPEKSLTRPLPKKGGRNNQGRITTRHQGGGHKRAYRIIDFRRYDKDGVPAKVAHIEYDPNRTARIALLHYADGEKRYIIAPKGLTQGTAVESGPTADIKPGNNLPLRNIPVGTTIHNVELRPGGGAKIARSAGNSAQLVAREGSRATLRMPSGEMRFVDVRCRATIGEVGNAEQSNINWGKAGRMRWKGKRPTVRGVVMNPVDHPHGGGEGKTSGGRHPVSPWGKPEGRTRKRKASDSQIIRRRKTGKNKR, encoded by the coding sequence ATGGCTATCCGCAAGTACAAGCCGACCACCCCGGGCCGTCGTGGCTCCTCGGTGGCCGACTTCGTCGAGATCACCCGGACCACTCCGGAGAAGTCGCTGACGCGTCCGCTGCCCAAGAAGGGCGGCCGCAACAACCAGGGCCGGATCACCACCCGGCACCAGGGTGGCGGTCACAAGCGCGCCTACCGCATCATCGACTTCCGCCGCTACGACAAGGACGGCGTGCCGGCCAAGGTCGCTCACATCGAGTACGACCCGAACCGCACCGCCCGCATCGCGCTGCTGCACTACGCGGACGGCGAGAAGCGCTACATCATCGCGCCGAAGGGCCTCACCCAGGGCACCGCGGTCGAGTCGGGCCCCACTGCCGACATCAAGCCCGGCAACAACCTCCCGCTGCGCAACATCCCGGTCGGTACGACGATCCACAACGTGGAGCTTCGTCCCGGCGGCGGCGCGAAGATCGCCCGCTCCGCGGGCAACAGCGCCCAGCTGGTCGCCCGTGAGGGCTCCCGCGCCACGCTGCGCATGCCCTCGGGCGAGATGCGCTTCGTGGACGTCCGCTGCCGCGCCACCATCGGCGAGGTCGGCAATGCCGAGCAGTCGAACATCAACTGGGGCAAGGCCGGCCGTATGCGCTGGAAGGGCAAGCGCCCGACGGTCCGCGGTGTCGTGATGAACCCGGTCGACCACCCGCACGGTGGTGGTGAGGGCAAGACGTCCGGTGGTCGCCACCCCGTCTCCCCCTGGGGCAAGCCCGAGGGCCGCACGCGCAAGCGCAAGGCCAGCGACTCCCAGATCATCCGCCGTCGCAAGACCGGCAAGAACAAGCGCTGA
- the rpsS gene encoding 30S ribosomal protein S19, with the protein MPRSLKKGPFVDGHLLKKVDAENDKGSHNVIKTWSRRSMIIPSMIGHTIAVHDGRKHVPVFVTDSMVGHKLGEFAPTRTYRGHVKEDRKGRRR; encoded by the coding sequence ATGCCTCGCAGCCTGAAGAAGGGCCCCTTTGTCGACGGCCACCTCCTCAAGAAGGTGGACGCCGAGAACGACAAGGGGAGCCACAACGTCATCAAGACGTGGTCGCGCCGGTCGATGATCATCCCCTCGATGATCGGCCACACCATCGCGGTCCACGACGGCCGCAAGCACGTCCCGGTCTTCGTGACCGACTCGATGGTCGGCCACAAGCTGGGCGAGTTCGCCCCGACCCGCACGTACCGCGGACACGTCAAGGAAGACCGGAAGGGACGTCGTCGATGA
- the rplV gene encoding 50S ribosomal protein L22 has product MSTTERQRTSARRDSLLGDEQGAFASARFVRITPMKARRVVDMVRGLPVDEALALLQFAPQSASETVYKVLESAIANAETTEGLDRGDLVISVARVDEGPTMKRWRPRAQGRATRINKRTSHITLAVQPAAVVAEKKGRKA; this is encoded by the coding sequence ATGAGCACCACTGAGCGTCAGCGCACGAGCGCCCGTCGCGACTCGCTGCTCGGTGACGAGCAGGGTGCCTTCGCGAGTGCCCGCTTCGTGCGGATCACCCCGATGAAGGCCCGCCGCGTCGTCGACATGGTCCGTGGCCTTCCCGTCGACGAGGCCCTGGCGCTGCTGCAGTTCGCGCCGCAGTCCGCCTCGGAGACCGTGTACAAGGTGCTCGAGAGCGCCATCGCCAACGCCGAGACCACTGAGGGTCTCGACCGTGGCGACCTGGTCATCTCGGTCGCCCGGGTCGACGAGGGCCCGACCATGAAGCGCTGGCGTCCGCGTGCCCAGGGGCGCGCGACGCGTATCAACAAGCGCACCAGCCACATCACGCTGGCGGTCCAGCCGGCCGCCGTGGTCGCTGAGAAGAAGGGACGGAAGGCCTGA
- the rpsC gene encoding 30S ribosomal protein S3 → MGQKINPNGFRLGISTDHKSRWYADKLYKSYVGEDVAIRKLLSKGMERAGIAKVEIERTRDRVRVDIHTARPGIVIGRRGAEADRIRGELEKLTGKQVQLNILEVKSPEMDAQLVAQGVAEQLAGRVQFRRAMRKAMQTTMRSGAKGIRIQCSGRLNGAEMSRTEFYREGRVPLHTLRADIDYGFYEAKTTFGRIGVKVWIYKGEVAGTRAERQAQAAARAGVPGRGGRPQRGGERPSRGSRGERPTRADRGGEGAPAVTEAPAGGDTAQATTSAETPKEG, encoded by the coding sequence ATGGGCCAGAAGATCAACCCGAACGGCTTCCGCCTCGGCATCTCCACGGACCACAAGTCCCGCTGGTACGCCGACAAGCTGTACAAGTCGTACGTCGGCGAGGACGTCGCCATCCGCAAGCTCCTGTCCAAGGGCATGGAGCGGGCCGGTATCGCCAAGGTCGAGATCGAGCGCACCCGTGACCGCGTCCGCGTGGACATCCACACGGCGCGCCCGGGCATCGTCATCGGTCGCCGCGGCGCCGAGGCCGACCGCATCCGCGGTGAGCTCGAGAAGCTCACGGGCAAGCAGGTCCAGCTGAACATCCTCGAGGTCAAGAGCCCCGAGATGGACGCCCAGCTGGTCGCCCAGGGTGTGGCCGAGCAGCTCGCCGGTCGCGTGCAGTTCCGCCGCGCCATGCGCAAGGCCATGCAGACCACGATGCGCTCGGGTGCCAAGGGCATCCGGATCCAGTGCTCCGGTCGACTCAACGGCGCCGAGATGTCGCGTACCGAGTTCTACCGCGAGGGTCGCGTGCCGCTGCACACCCTGCGTGCGGACATCGACTACGGCTTCTACGAGGCCAAGACGACCTTCGGCCGCATCGGCGTGAAGGTCTGGATCTACAAGGGCGAGGTCGCCGGCACCCGTGCCGAGCGCCAGGCCCAGGCAGCCGCCCGCGCCGGTGTCCCCGGTCGCGGTGGCCGTCCGCAGCGCGGCGGCGAGCGCCCGAGCCGTGGCTCGCGCGGCGAGCGTCCGACGCGTGCGGACCGCGGTGGCGAGGGTGCCCCTGCTGTGACCGAGGCGCCGGCCGGTGGCGACACCGCCCAGGCGACCACCTCGGCCGAGACCCCCAAGGAGGGCTGA
- the rplP gene encoding 50S ribosomal protein L16, with translation MLMPRRVKHRKQHHPKRTGAAKGGTKLAFGDFGIQAVEGHYVTNRQIESARIAMTRHIKRGGKVWINIYPDRPLTKKPAETRMGSGKGSPEWWVANVKPGRVMFELSGVTEDVAREAMRRAMHKLPMKCRFISREAGDF, from the coding sequence ATGCTGATGCCCCGTCGTGTCAAGCACCGCAAGCAGCACCACCCGAAGCGGACCGGTGCGGCGAAGGGTGGCACGAAGCTCGCCTTCGGCGACTTCGGCATCCAGGCGGTCGAGGGCCACTACGTGACCAACCGCCAGATCGAGTCGGCGCGTATCGCGATGACCCGCCACATCAAGCGTGGTGGCAAGGTGTGGATCAACATCTACCCGGACCGCCCGCTGACCAAGAAGCCTGCCGAGACCCGCATGGGTTCCGGTAAGGGTTCGCCCGAGTGGTGGGTCGCGAACGTCAAGCCCGGTCGCGTCATGTTCGAACTCTCCGGTGTCACCGAGGACGTCGCCCGCGAGGCCATGCGCCGTGCGATGCACAAGCTCCCGATGAAGTGCCGGTTCATCTCCCGAGAGGCGGGCGACTTCTGA
- the rpmC gene encoding 50S ribosomal protein L29 has product MANAHELDELNDVDLEAKLREAKEELFNLRFQAATGQLESHGRLRAVKKDIARIYTVVRERELGIRSAAGSNESNEDGAA; this is encoded by the coding sequence ATGGCTAACGCTCACGAGCTCGACGAGCTGAACGACGTCGACCTGGAGGCCAAGCTCCGCGAGGCCAAGGAGGAGCTGTTCAACCTCCGCTTCCAGGCCGCGACCGGTCAGCTGGAGAGCCACGGCCGCCTGCGTGCGGTCAAGAAGGACATTGCCCGGATCTACACCGTGGTGCGCGAGCGCGAGCTCGGCATCCGCTCCGCCGCGGGCAGCAACGAGTCGAACGAGGATGGTGCCGCATGA
- the rpsQ gene encoding 30S ribosomal protein S17 yields MSEQTPTADRKARKVREGLVVSDKMDKTVVVSVEDRVKHALYGKVLRKTSKLKAHDEANACGIGDRVLLMETRPLSATKRWRVIEILEKAK; encoded by the coding sequence ATGAGCGAGCAGACCCCGACCGCGGACCGCAAGGCCCGCAAGGTCCGCGAGGGCCTGGTCGTCAGCGACAAGATGGACAAGACCGTGGTCGTGTCCGTCGAGGACCGCGTCAAGCACGCGCTGTACGGCAAGGTGCTCCGCAAGACCAGCAAGCTGAAGGCGCACGACGAGGCCAACGCGTGCGGCATCGGCGACCGGGTCCTCCTGATGGAGACGCGTCCGCTGTCGGCCACGAAGCGCTGGCGCGTCATCGAGATCCTCGAGAAGGCCAAGTAA
- the rplN gene encoding 50S ribosomal protein L14 gives MIQQESRLKVADNTGAKEILCIRVLGGSGRRYAGIGDVIVATVKDAIPGGNVKKGDVVKAVIVRTVKERRRADGSYIRFDENAAVILKNDGEPRGTRIFGPVGRELREKKFMKIISLAPEVL, from the coding sequence ATGATCCAGCAGGAGTCGCGACTCAAGGTCGCCGACAACACCGGTGCAAAGGAAATCCTCTGCATCCGTGTTCTCGGTGGCTCGGGTCGGCGCTACGCCGGCATCGGCGACGTCATCGTCGCGACCGTCAAGGACGCGATCCCCGGTGGCAATGTGAAGAAGGGTGACGTCGTCAAGGCCGTCATCGTGCGCACCGTCAAGGAGCGCCGCCGTGCCGACGGTTCGTACATCCGCTTCGACGAGAACGCGGCCGTCATTCTGAAGAACGACGGCGAGCCCCGCGGCACCCGCATCTTCGGCCCCGTGGGCCGTGAGCTGCGCGAGAAGAAGTTCATGAAGATCATCTCGCTCGCCCCGGAGGTGCTGTGA
- the rplX gene encoding 50S ribosomal protein L24, whose amino-acid sequence MAKASVNIKKGDTVKVIAGKDKGAEGKVIQVLREEQRVIVEGVNRVKKHTKVVNQGGRAGNTGGIITAEAPIHVSNVMLVEGDGVTRIGFRRDEVTKRRPDGSTYTAQRSVRISRKTGKEI is encoded by the coding sequence ATGGCCAAGGCGTCGGTCAACATCAAGAAGGGCGACACCGTCAAGGTGATCGCCGGCAAGGACAAGGGTGCCGAGGGCAAGGTCATCCAGGTGCTCCGTGAGGAGCAGCGGGTGATCGTCGAGGGCGTCAACCGCGTCAAGAAGCACACCAAGGTCGTGAACCAGGGCGGTCGCGCCGGCAACACCGGTGGCATCATCACCGCCGAGGCCCCGATCCACGTCTCGAACGTCATGCTCGTCGAGGGCGACGGCGTGACCCGCATCGGCTTCCGCCGCGACGAGGTCACCAAGCGCCGCCCGGACGGCTCGACGTACACCGCTCAGCGCAGCGTCCGCATCTCGCGCAAGACCGGCAAGGAAATCTGA
- the rplE gene encoding 50S ribosomal protein L5: MTEIQTNAMPRLKTKYREEILPALQSEFEIKNVMQVPGLVKIVVNMGVGEAARDSKLIEGAVKDLTAITGQKPLVTKARKSIAQFKLREGMPIGAHTTLRGDRMWEFLDRLLSLALPRIRDFRGLSPKQFDGRGNYTFGLTEQVMFHEINQDKIDRSRGMDITIVTTATNDDEGRALLKKLGFPFKEN; this comes from the coding sequence ATGACCGAGATCCAGACGAACGCGATGCCGCGTCTGAAGACGAAGTACCGCGAGGAGATCCTCCCGGCCCTTCAGTCGGAGTTCGAGATCAAGAACGTCATGCAGGTGCCCGGCCTCGTCAAGATCGTGGTCAACATGGGTGTCGGCGAGGCTGCTCGCGACTCGAAGCTGATCGAGGGTGCGGTCAAGGACCTCACCGCGATCACCGGCCAGAAGCCGCTGGTGACCAAGGCCCGCAAGTCGATCGCCCAGTTCAAGCTGCGTGAGGGGATGCCGATCGGCGCCCACACCACGCTGCGTGGCGACCGCATGTGGGAGTTCCTGGACCGCCTGCTGTCCCTCGCGCTGCCCCGGATCCGCGACTTCCGCGGTCTTTCCCCGAAGCAGTTCGACGGTCGCGGCAACTACACCTTCGGTCTCACCGAGCAGGTCATGTTCCACGAGATCAACCAGGACAAGATCGACCGCTCGCGTGGCATGGACATCACCATCGTCACCACGGCCACCAACGACGACGAGGGTCGCGCCCTGCTGAAGAAGCTCGGCTTCCCGTTCAAGGAGAACTGA
- a CDS encoding type Z 30S ribosomal protein S14 — protein MAKTALKVKAARKPKFAVRGYTRCQRCGRPKAVYRKFGLCRICLREMAHRGELPGVTKSSW, from the coding sequence ATGGCGAAGACCGCTCTCAAGGTCAAGGCCGCCCGCAAGCCCAAGTTCGCGGTGCGTGGCTACACCCGCTGCCAGCGTTGCGGCCGGCCCAAGGCCGTCTACCGCAAGTTCGGGCTCTGCCGCATCTGCCTGCGGGAAATGGCGCACCGGGGCGAGCTGCCCGGCGTGACCAAGTCCTCCTGGTGA
- the rpsH gene encoding 30S ribosomal protein S8, which produces MTMTDPIADMLTRLRNANQAYHDSVSMPYSKLKQGVADILKQEGYITSYDVVDAPEGEVGKTLTITLKYGRSRERSIAGVRRISKPGLRVYAKHTGLPKVLGGLGVAIISTSQGLLTDRQANQKGVGGEVLAYVW; this is translated from the coding sequence ATGACGATGACTGACCCGATCGCAGACATGCTTACGCGTCTGCGCAATGCCAACCAGGCGTACCACGACTCGGTGTCCATGCCCTACAGCAAGCTCAAGCAGGGCGTTGCGGACATCCTCAAGCAGGAGGGCTACATCACCTCCTACGACGTCGTGGACGCTCCCGAGGGCGAGGTCGGCAAGACGCTGACCATCACCCTGAAGTACGGCCGCAGCCGCGAGCGTTCGATCGCCGGTGTGCGCCGCATCAGCAAGCCCGGTCTGCGGGTCTACGCCAAGCACACGGGTCTCCCGAAGGTGCTCGGCGGCCTGGGGGTCGCGATCATCTCGACCAGCCAGGGCCTGCTGACTGACCGACAGGCCAACCAGAAGGGCGTGGGTGGGGAAGTCCTCGCCTACGTCTGGTGA